Proteins from one Arthrobacter sp. Soc17.1.1.1 genomic window:
- the hisI gene encoding phosphoribosyl-AMP cyclohydrolase has translation MSPSTPAPPVSATPPVAPPAPPPHGERPALDPAVAAALKKDDAGLVAAVVQQYDTLEVLMLGWMDEEALRRTLTSGRVTFYSRSRAEYWRKGDTSGHRQWVKGVALDCDGDALLVTVDQEGAACHTGTRTCFDGRALDAVTADRPDPEGS, from the coding sequence ATGTCACCCTCCACTCCGGCCCCGCCCGTGTCCGCGACGCCCCCCGTCGCGCCTCCCGCCCCGCCGCCCCACGGGGAGCGCCCCGCGCTCGATCCGGCGGTCGCCGCCGCGCTCAAGAAGGACGACGCCGGTCTCGTGGCCGCCGTCGTGCAGCAGTACGACACCCTCGAGGTGCTCATGCTCGGCTGGATGGACGAGGAGGCCCTCCGGCGCACCCTGACGAGCGGCCGCGTGACGTTCTACTCGCGGTCCCGTGCCGAGTACTGGCGCAAGGGCGACACCTCCGGCCACCGCCAGTGGGTCAAGGGCGTCGCCCTCGACTGCGACGGCGACGCCCTGCTGGTCACGGTCGACCAGGAAGGCGCCGCGTGCCACACCGGCACCAGGACCTGCTTCGACGGACGCGCACTCGACGCCGTGACCGCCGACCGCCCCGACCCCGAAGGATCCTGA
- a CDS encoding anthranilate synthase component I has protein sequence MQQLGTISPTLEEFRALAEARRVVPVHLKVLADAHTPIGIYRKLAAGQPGTFLMESAAVGGVWSRYSFIGSHSRATLTTRDGEAHWLGEPPAGVPVGGNPVEALRRTVEALRTERFQDLPPFTSGMVGFVGWEAVRHWERLTSPPEDDLLLPELAMCLVSDLAIHDNSEGSLTLVANAINFDGTDERVDEAWHDAVARIRAMLAKLVAPTELAVSVMAVDAPTAERSMDRVRESWFEPEYLQAIERGKRAIVDGDVFQVVISRRFEIECDASALDVYRILRTTNPSPYMYLFSLEDADGRGYSIVGSSPEALVTVTGDEVITHPIAGSRPRGRTTEEDRDLAVELRADTKEKAEHLMLVDLARNDLSKVCLPGSVDVTQFMEVEKFSHIMHLVSTVVGRLSPSKTAYDVLAATFPAGTLSGAPKPRALRLIDEVEPHRRGIYGGVVGYLDFAGDMDMAIAIRSALLREGKAYVQSGGGIVADSVLEAEALETVNKAAAPLRAALTAAGLRTATADLP, from the coding sequence ATGCAGCAGCTGGGTACCATCAGCCCCACCCTCGAGGAGTTCCGCGCCCTGGCCGAGGCCCGCCGCGTGGTGCCCGTGCACCTGAAGGTGCTCGCGGACGCGCACACGCCCATCGGCATCTACCGCAAGCTCGCGGCGGGGCAGCCCGGCACCTTCCTCATGGAGTCCGCGGCCGTGGGCGGCGTGTGGTCGCGCTACTCCTTCATCGGTTCCCACTCCCGCGCCACCCTCACCACGCGCGACGGCGAGGCGCACTGGCTCGGCGAACCGCCCGCCGGCGTCCCCGTGGGCGGCAACCCCGTGGAGGCCCTGCGCCGCACGGTCGAGGCCCTGCGCACGGAACGGTTCCAGGACCTGCCCCCGTTCACCTCCGGCATGGTCGGGTTCGTGGGCTGGGAGGCCGTGCGGCACTGGGAGCGGCTGACGAGCCCGCCCGAGGACGATCTGCTGCTGCCCGAGCTCGCGATGTGCCTCGTCTCGGACCTCGCCATCCACGACAACTCCGAGGGCTCCCTCACCCTGGTCGCCAACGCGATCAACTTCGACGGCACCGACGAGCGCGTGGACGAGGCGTGGCACGACGCCGTCGCCCGCATCCGGGCGATGCTCGCGAAGCTCGTGGCCCCCACGGAACTCGCCGTGTCCGTGATGGCCGTCGACGCGCCGACGGCGGAGCGGTCCATGGACCGGGTCCGCGAGTCCTGGTTCGAGCCCGAGTACCTGCAGGCCATCGAGCGCGGCAAGCGGGCCATCGTCGACGGCGACGTCTTCCAGGTGGTGATCAGTCGCCGCTTCGAGATCGAGTGCGACGCCTCGGCGCTCGACGTGTACCGGATCCTCCGCACCACCAACCCGAGCCCCTACATGTACCTCTTCAGCCTCGAGGACGCCGACGGACGCGGTTACTCGATCGTGGGCAGCTCGCCCGAGGCCCTCGTCACTGTCACGGGCGACGAGGTCATCACCCACCCGATCGCCGGGTCGCGGCCGCGGGGGAGGACCACCGAGGAGGACCGCGACCTCGCCGTCGAACTCCGCGCGGACACGAAGGAGAAGGCGGAGCACCTCATGCTTGTGGACCTCGCACGCAACGACCTCTCGAAGGTCTGCCTGCCGGGCAGCGTGGACGTCACGCAGTTCATGGAGGTGGAGAAGTTCAGCCACATCATGCACCTGGTGTCCACGGTGGTCGGCCGGCTCTCGCCCTCGAAGACCGCCTACGACGTCCTCGCCGCGACCTTCCCCGCCGGGACCCTGTCCGGTGCACCCAAGCCCCGCGCCCTGCGCCTGATCGACGAGGTGGAGCCGCACCGCCGGGGGATCTACGGCGGGGTGGTCGGCTATCTCGACTTCGCGGGCGACATGGACATGGCGATCGCCATCCGGTCGGCCCTGCTGCGCGAGGGCAAGGCCTATGTGCAGTCCGGCGGCGGCATCGTCGCGGACTCCGTCCTCGAGGCGGAGGCCCTGGAGACGGTCAACAAGGCCGCGGCGCCGCTCCGCGCCGCCCTGACCGCGGCCGGTCTCCGGACCGCGACGGCGGACCTGCCATGA
- a CDS encoding Trp biosynthesis-associated membrane protein encodes MSAERPAADRPADGRFTRRGTVVLAIVVLALLAFGSTTQTWLSVRLPQEAVQTPDLSIPGSDAATPVTAFALVALAAALAVSIAGRVARWIIAVILVLSGVGIIFSSAAVALDPATAAEPAIGTAIGVSGSAGAVATASAMPWLAAGAGVLLVLAAAWVVLAGRTWGVNRRYDAGAARGVHPAAGSLQPGAPVPSTGDVAPGVVPGAAGTGREAGADEDGGAPGARTATRGHADPDRSGAAPATPGATDTSGTPDATGAAGSDAGHAGHAGHAVHAEDRAPRPRRTSAHADEIDSWDELSRGNDPTG; translated from the coding sequence ATGAGCGCCGAGCGGCCCGCCGCCGACCGGCCCGCCGACGGCCGGTTCACGCGGCGCGGCACCGTCGTGCTGGCGATCGTGGTCCTCGCGCTGCTCGCCTTCGGGTCCACGACGCAGACCTGGCTCAGCGTGCGCCTGCCCCAGGAGGCCGTGCAGACACCCGACCTCAGCATCCCGGGGAGCGACGCGGCCACGCCCGTCACGGCGTTCGCGCTCGTGGCCCTCGCGGCCGCCCTCGCGGTCTCCATCGCCGGGCGGGTGGCGCGGTGGATCATCGCGGTGATCCTCGTGCTGTCCGGTGTCGGCATCATTTTCTCCAGCGCCGCCGTCGCCCTCGACCCGGCCACCGCGGCCGAACCCGCCATCGGGACGGCGATCGGGGTCAGCGGCTCCGCGGGCGCCGTCGCGACCGCGAGCGCGATGCCCTGGCTGGCAGCGGGAGCCGGTGTGCTGCTGGTCCTCGCGGCGGCCTGGGTGGTCCTGGCCGGCAGGACCTGGGGCGTGAACCGGCGGTACGACGCCGGCGCCGCCCGCGGCGTCCACCCTGCGGCCGGCAGCCTGCAGCCCGGCGCCCCCGTGCCGTCCACCGGGGACGTGGCCCCCGGTGTCGTCCCCGGGGCCGCGGGCACGGGCCGGGAGGCCGGTGCGGACGAGGACGGCGGAGCGCCGGGCGCCCGCACGGCCACGCGCGGGCACGCCGACCCCGACCGCAGCGGCGCGGCCCCTGCGACCCCGGGCGCCACGGACACCTCCGGGACCCCTGACGCCACCGGCGCCGCGGGCTCCGACGCCGGGCACGCCGGGCACGCGGGGCACGCCGTGCATGCCGAGGACCGGGCACCGCGCCCGCGCCGCACGAGCGCCCACGCCGACGAGATCGACAGCTGGGACGAGCTCTCCCGGGGCAACGACCCGACCGGCTGA
- a CDS encoding HGxxPAAW family protein translates to MGDETIGHGNSPAAWTCVLIMLAGAAVASFAYILASTEGNKDFGTLLFWAGIGVMFIGLIVGFILRRIGYGVGGSKLKNNGH, encoded by the coding sequence ATGGGCGACGAGACGATCGGTCACGGCAACAGCCCCGCCGCGTGGACCTGCGTCCTCATCATGCTGGCCGGCGCGGCCGTGGCCTCCTTCGCCTACATCCTGGCCAGCACCGAGGGCAACAAGGACTTCGGCACCCTGCTGTTCTGGGCCGGCATCGGCGTCATGTTCATCGGCCTGATCGTCGGCTTCATCCTGCGCCGGATCGGCTACGGCGTCGGCGGGTCGAAGCTCAAGAACAACGGCCACTAG
- the trpC gene encoding indole-3-glycerol phosphate synthase TrpC: MTVLDDIIEGVREDLADRRRARPLEDVRAAAQAAPAPRDAFEALGGGNGGSIAVIAEVKRSSPSKGALADIADPEALAASYERGGAAVISVLTEERRFGGSLADLDSVRAAVGLPVLRKDFTVDEYQIWEARAHGADVVLLIVAALDDEELGSFLALTHQLGMNAIVETHTEEEVRRAVAAGASIIGVNVRNLKTLEIDRDVFGRLAHLIPGGTVVIAESGVRDTDDVAGYAASGAHAVLVGEALVRHEDPATTIGAFRRAGSAAWDAGVAPRG; this comes from the coding sequence ATGACCGTCCTCGACGACATCATCGAGGGCGTCCGTGAGGACCTCGCGGACCGCCGCCGCGCGCGGCCCCTCGAGGACGTGCGTGCAGCAGCCCAGGCGGCGCCCGCGCCCCGCGACGCGTTCGAGGCGCTCGGCGGTGGGAACGGCGGGAGCATCGCCGTCATCGCCGAGGTCAAGCGCAGCAGCCCGTCCAAGGGTGCCCTCGCGGACATCGCGGACCCCGAAGCCCTCGCGGCCTCGTACGAGCGCGGCGGCGCGGCGGTCATCTCCGTGCTCACGGAGGAACGGCGCTTCGGCGGCTCGCTCGCCGACCTCGACTCCGTCCGCGCCGCGGTGGGACTGCCCGTGCTCCGCAAGGACTTCACCGTGGACGAGTACCAGATCTGGGAGGCCCGCGCGCACGGCGCCGACGTCGTCCTGCTCATCGTCGCGGCCCTCGACGACGAGGAGCTCGGCTCCTTCCTCGCCCTGACGCACCAGCTCGGCATGAACGCGATCGTCGAGACCCACACGGAGGAGGAGGTCCGCCGCGCGGTCGCCGCCGGGGCCTCCATCATCGGCGTGAACGTCCGCAACCTGAAGACGCTCGAGATCGACCGGGACGTCTTCGGCCGGCTGGCGCACCTCATCCCGGGCGGCACGGTGGTCATCGCCGAATCGGGCGTCCGGGACACCGACGACGTTGCCGGGTACGCCGCGAGCGGCGCGCACGCCGTCCTCGTGGGGGAGGCGCTCGTCCGCCACGAGGACCCCGCCACCACGATCGGTGCCTTCCGGCGGGCCGGCAGCGCCGCCTGGGATGCCGGCGTGGCACCCCGCGGCTGA
- the trpB gene encoding tryptophan synthase subunit beta: MHQDTGLNGADAGAADAIDAGTAEAFLSHDESLRHAPGPYFGSYGGRWMPESLIAALDELQDTFDKAKADPAFTAQVAELNRNYAGRPSLLTEAQRFAEHCGGVRVFLKREDLNHTGSHKINNVLGQALIAKRMGKTRVIAETGAGQHGVASATAAALLGLECVVYMGAEDTRRQALNVARMQLLGATVIPVTNGSQTLKDAINDALRDWVANVDTTHYLLGTAAGAHPFPAMVRYFHEVIGEEAREQILEQAGRLPDAVCACVGGGSNAIGMFHGFLDDRDVALYGFEAGGDGVESGRHAATITLGRPGVLHGARSYLMQDEDGQTMESHSISAGLDYPGVGPEHAYLADIGRAHYEPITDAEAMEAFQLLSRTEGIIPAIETAHALAGAMKVGQRLAADLAPGEKPSDRIIVVNLSGRGDKDVATAAGYFDLLPDDSAEQEIAEEGEQL; this comes from the coding sequence ATGCACCAGGACACGGGCCTGAACGGCGCGGACGCCGGAGCAGCGGACGCCATCGACGCCGGGACGGCCGAGGCGTTCCTCAGCCACGACGAGAGCCTCCGCCATGCCCCCGGACCGTACTTCGGCTCGTACGGCGGACGCTGGATGCCCGAATCGCTGATCGCCGCCCTCGACGAGCTGCAGGACACGTTCGACAAGGCGAAGGCCGATCCCGCGTTCACCGCGCAGGTGGCGGAGCTGAACCGGAACTACGCCGGCCGGCCCTCCCTGCTCACCGAGGCGCAGCGCTTCGCCGAGCACTGCGGCGGGGTCCGCGTGTTCCTCAAGCGCGAGGACCTCAACCACACCGGTTCCCACAAGATCAACAACGTCCTCGGACAGGCCCTCATCGCCAAGCGGATGGGCAAGACCCGCGTGATCGCCGAGACCGGCGCCGGCCAGCACGGCGTCGCGAGCGCGACGGCGGCCGCCCTCCTCGGCCTCGAGTGCGTCGTGTACATGGGGGCGGAGGACACCCGCCGCCAGGCCCTGAACGTCGCGCGCATGCAGCTGCTCGGCGCCACCGTCATCCCCGTCACCAACGGCTCGCAGACCCTCAAGGACGCCATCAACGACGCCCTGCGCGACTGGGTGGCGAACGTCGACACCACGCACTACCTCCTCGGCACCGCCGCCGGCGCGCACCCCTTCCCGGCCATGGTGCGGTACTTCCACGAGGTCATCGGCGAGGAGGCGCGCGAGCAGATCCTCGAGCAGGCCGGCAGGCTGCCCGACGCCGTCTGCGCCTGCGTGGGCGGCGGCTCCAACGCCATCGGCATGTTCCACGGCTTCCTCGACGACCGCGACGTGGCCCTCTACGGCTTCGAGGCCGGCGGCGACGGCGTCGAGTCCGGACGGCACGCCGCCACCATCACCCTGGGCCGCCCCGGGGTGCTGCATGGCGCGCGGTCCTACCTCATGCAGGACGAGGACGGCCAGACGATGGAGTCGCACTCCATCTCCGCCGGCCTCGACTACCCGGGCGTGGGCCCCGAGCACGCCTACCTCGCCGACATCGGACGCGCCCACTACGAGCCCATCACCGACGCGGAGGCCATGGAGGCGTTCCAGCTCCTCAGCCGGACCGAGGGCATTATCCCGGCCATCGAGACCGCGCACGCCCTCGCGGGCGCCATGAAGGTCGGACAGCGCCTCGCCGCGGATCTCGCACCGGGGGAGAAGCCCTCGGACCGGATCATCGTCGTGAACCTCTCGGGGCGCGGCGACAAGGACGTGGCGACCGCCGCGGGCTATTTCGACCTGCTGCCGGACGACAGCGCCGAGCAGGAGATCGCGGAGGAGGGTGAGCAGCTGTGA
- the trpA gene encoding tryptophan synthase subunit alpha, translating into MTTQSTNGPAGVPATAGHSKAAAAIEKARSEGRAALIGYLPAGFPDVQTSIDAGIALARNGVDLIEIGIPYSDPVMDGQVIQEATVEALDNGFTVPRIFDVVEGITRETDAAVLVMTYWNPVMRMGVRAFAERLAAAGGAGLITPDLIPDEAAEWLEASDEFGLDRVFLVAPSTSPQRMQATVDASRGFVYAVSVMGVTGARTSVGAAARAVVDAAHAAGADRVCVGLGVSSSAQVREIGAYADGVIVGTALVAALRDGGVDAVADLTRELSTGTPKASSGGAA; encoded by the coding sequence GTGACCACGCAGTCCACGAACGGTCCCGCCGGAGTGCCCGCCACCGCCGGGCACTCCAAGGCCGCCGCCGCCATCGAGAAGGCGCGGAGCGAGGGGCGCGCCGCGCTCATCGGCTACCTGCCTGCGGGCTTCCCCGACGTGCAGACCAGCATCGACGCCGGCATCGCCCTGGCGCGGAACGGTGTCGACCTCATCGAGATCGGCATCCCCTACTCGGACCCCGTCATGGACGGGCAGGTGATCCAGGAGGCGACCGTCGAGGCTCTGGACAACGGCTTCACCGTGCCCCGCATCTTCGACGTCGTCGAGGGCATCACCCGTGAGACGGACGCCGCCGTGCTGGTGATGACCTACTGGAACCCGGTGATGCGCATGGGCGTCCGGGCGTTCGCCGAGCGCCTCGCGGCCGCCGGCGGAGCGGGGCTCATCACACCCGACCTCATCCCCGACGAGGCGGCCGAGTGGCTCGAGGCGTCGGACGAGTTCGGCCTGGACCGCGTGTTCCTCGTGGCGCCCTCCACGTCGCCGCAGCGCATGCAGGCCACCGTGGACGCCAGCCGGGGCTTCGTCTACGCCGTCTCGGTCATGGGCGTCACCGGCGCCCGGACCTCCGTGGGCGCCGCGGCACGCGCCGTGGTCGACGCCGCCCACGCGGCGGGCGCGGACCGCGTCTGCGTGGGGCTCGGGGTCTCCTCCTCGGCCCAGGTGCGGGAGATCGGCGCCTACGCCGACGGCGTCATCGTCGGCACGGCCCTCGTGGCCGCCCTGCGCGACGGCGGCGTGGACGCGGTCGCCGACCTCACCCGCGAGCTGAGCACCGGGACGCCGAAGGCGTCGTCGGGTGGGGCGGCATGA
- the lgt gene encoding prolipoprotein diacylglyceryl transferase has protein sequence MSAATALTVAASIPSPPSEWASFALGPLTIHAYALCILAGIILALILTQKRFVAFGGHADAVWDIAIWAIPFGIIGGRLYHVVSSPDAYFGPEGDLARIPQIWQGGLGIWGAIALGAVGAWIGARRAGVKLSAFADAAAPGVLLAQAVGRLGNWFNQELFGAPTTLPWGLEIDADNVNFPPDQAPGTLFHPTFLYELLWNLAGVALLLLLARRFRLRGGRMFWLYAAYYTLGRVWIEALRIDDAEMVTLFGVTQRLNVWTSIAVFLVSLAVLVYLSVRRGPVDDPSVYLPGREPKGTVEGAADRKDAADPAGDAERKDDAERDDDAGLPASGDDVPARSPDTSGDAPRAASGNASATGSHGADTAQRARNDRGNLSETTAPE, from the coding sequence ATGAGCGCGGCCACGGCCCTGACCGTCGCGGCCTCGATCCCGAGCCCGCCGTCCGAGTGGGCGAGCTTCGCCCTCGGCCCCCTGACCATCCACGCCTATGCGCTGTGCATCCTGGCCGGCATCATCCTCGCCCTGATCCTGACGCAGAAGCGCTTCGTCGCCTTCGGCGGCCACGCGGACGCCGTCTGGGACATCGCCATCTGGGCCATCCCGTTCGGCATCATCGGCGGGCGGCTCTACCACGTGGTCTCCTCGCCGGACGCCTACTTCGGACCCGAGGGCGACCTCGCGCGGATCCCGCAGATCTGGCAGGGCGGGCTCGGGATCTGGGGCGCCATCGCCCTGGGCGCCGTCGGTGCGTGGATCGGTGCCCGCCGCGCAGGCGTGAAGCTCTCCGCGTTCGCCGACGCCGCAGCACCCGGTGTCCTCCTCGCGCAGGCCGTCGGCCGGCTCGGCAACTGGTTCAACCAGGAGCTCTTCGGCGCACCCACCACACTGCCGTGGGGCCTCGAGATCGACGCCGACAACGTGAACTTCCCGCCCGACCAGGCGCCCGGCACGCTGTTCCACCCGACCTTCCTCTACGAACTCCTGTGGAACCTCGCCGGCGTGGCGCTGCTGCTGCTGCTCGCCCGGCGGTTCCGGCTGCGCGGCGGCCGCATGTTCTGGCTGTACGCCGCCTACTACACCCTCGGGCGCGTCTGGATCGAGGCGCTGCGGATCGACGACGCCGAGATGGTCACCCTCTTCGGCGTCACGCAGCGCCTCAACGTGTGGACGAGCATCGCCGTCTTCCTGGTGTCGCTCGCCGTGCTCGTCTACCTGTCGGTCCGGCGCGGTCCCGTCGACGACCCCTCCGTGTACCTGCCCGGGCGGGAGCCGAAGGGCACCGTCGAGGGTGCGGCGGACCGGAAGGACGCCGCAGATCCAGCAGGCGACGCCGAGCGCAAGGACGACGCCGAGCGGGACGACGACGCCGGCCTCCCGGCGTCCGGGGACGACGTCCCGGCGCGCTCCCCGGACACGTCCGGGGACGCTCCGCGGGCCGCCTCCGGTAACGCTTCGGCCACAGGTAGCCACGGTGCGGACACGGCGCAGAGGGCGCGGAACGACCGTGGTAACCTTTCCGAAACAACGGCTCCCGAGTAG